A section of the Flavobacteriales bacterium TMED191 genome encodes:
- the dnaA gene encoding chromosomal replication initiator protein DnaA — protein MELTPVQVWNNCLDFIKDNINTQSYKTWFQPIRPIKLKHSILTVEVPSKFFYEWLEENYIDLIKAAIKKELGKNGKLIYNVIVKNNDKNPYSVSIPSVNKKINTNPSQTIPVGALDKKFKNPFIIPGLKKVQINSQLNINYSFENFIEGSCNRLARSAGFAVSQKPAGTSFNPLLIYGGVGLGKTHLAHAIGIKVKELHPEKTVLYVSAEKFTQQFIESIRNNTTNDFSHFYQMVDVLIIDDVQFFSSKEKTQDIFFHIFNHLHQNNKQIILTSDRPPVDLTGMEQRLLSRFKWGLSADLQQPDLETRIAILKKKILNDGIEINNDVLEYLAYSISTNIRELEGALISLLAQASLNKKEISVALAREMIDRFVKNTTREVSIDYIQKVVCDYFDLSIDTLKSKTRKRNIVQARQLAMYFSKQLTKSSLANIGARCGGKDHATVLHACKTVNNLVDTDKDFRQYVQELEKKFTLP, from the coding sequence ATGGAACTAACCCCTGTGCAAGTCTGGAATAATTGTCTAGATTTTATAAAAGATAATATCAATACACAAAGCTACAAAACGTGGTTTCAGCCTATTCGTCCAATTAAATTAAAACATTCTATTCTAACTGTTGAAGTTCCAAGTAAATTTTTTTATGAATGGCTAGAAGAAAATTATATTGATCTTATTAAAGCTGCTATAAAAAAAGAATTAGGAAAAAATGGTAAATTGATTTATAATGTCATAGTTAAAAACAATGATAAAAATCCATATTCTGTTTCAATTCCAAGTGTAAATAAAAAAATCAACACTAATCCTTCTCAAACTATTCCAGTTGGTGCATTAGATAAAAAATTTAAAAATCCTTTTATTATTCCAGGATTAAAAAAAGTTCAAATTAACTCTCAATTAAATATTAATTATTCATTTGAGAATTTTATTGAAGGATCATGTAATAGACTTGCGAGATCTGCAGGTTTTGCTGTATCACAAAAACCTGCAGGAACATCATTTAATCCATTATTAATTTATGGAGGCGTTGGATTAGGAAAAACCCATTTAGCTCATGCAATTGGTATTAAAGTAAAAGAACTTCATCCAGAAAAAACCGTCCTATATGTATCTGCAGAAAAATTTACACAACAATTTATAGAATCCATAAGAAATAATACAACAAATGATTTTTCACATTTTTACCAAATGGTTGATGTCTTAATTATTGATGATGTTCAATTTTTTTCTTCTAAAGAAAAAACTCAAGACATATTCTTTCACATATTTAACCATCTTCATCAAAACAATAAACAAATCATTCTCACCTCTGACAGACCGCCAGTAGACTTAACTGGAATGGAGCAAAGATTATTATCAAGATTTAAATGGGGATTATCTGCAGATTTACAGCAACCAGATCTTGAAACCAGAATTGCAATTCTAAAAAAGAAGATTCTTAATGATGGAATCGAGATCAACAACGATGTATTAGAATATTTGGCATATAGCATTTCCACTAACATAAGAGAATTAGAAGGTGCATTAATTTCATTGTTAGCACAAGCATCCCTAAATAAAAAAGAAATATCCGTTGCATTAGCGCGAGAAATGATAGACAGATTTGTTAAAAACACGACCCGAGAAGTATCGATTGATTATATTCAAAAGGTTGTATGTGATTACTTTGATCTATCAATTGACACACTTAAATCTAAAACAAGAAAGAGGAATATTGTTCAAGCTAGACAATTGGCAATGTATTTCTCTAAACAATTAACAAAGTCCTCCTTAGCAAATATAGGTGCTAGATGCGGTGGAAAAGATCATGCTACAGTACTACACGCTTGCAAGACAGTTAATAATTTAGTGGACACTGACAAAGATTTTAGACAATATGTACAAGAGTTAGAGAAAAAATTTACTCTTCCTTAA